In Halorhodospira halophila, the DNA window CGGCTGCGCCGCCCCACGCCCCGACCAGGACGGCACCTGGATCACCCGCGAGATGATCGCCGCCTACACCGAACTCCACCACCTCGGTTGCGCGCACTCCGCCGAGGTCTGGCTGGAGGGGGAGCTGGTCGGCGGGGTCTACGGCGTGGCCCTGAACGGGGCCTTCTTCGGCGAGTCCATGTTCAGTCGCATGGAAGACGCCTCAAAGGTGGGTCTGACTTGGCTGACCGCGCAGCTCTGGCGCTGGGGCTTTCAGCTCTTCGACTGCCAGATGAGCAACCCCCACCTGGCCCGACTGGGCGTCCGCCAGATCCCTCGCAGCGAATACCTGGCGCGCCTGGACCGGGCACTGCAGGCCTCCCATCGCGACTCACCATGGCGCCTGGATAACGACCTCGACCCCGCCACCGAGCACCGCAGCCGGGAGGGGTCGTGACCCGCAGCCGCGTCACCCTGCTGCGCACCGATTGCCATGAGTGCGCCTACGTCTCCGGGCGAACGGCGCGACTCGAGTTCCTCTCGCCGCAATTGGCGCTGGATGATCGGCGCTATCAGCTGCTGCTCGAGCAGGGGTTCCGGCGCAGCGGACCCTACATCTACCGGCCGCGGTGCCCCGGCTGCGCGGCGTGTCAGTCGCTGCGCATCCCGGTGGCCCGTTTCCGCGCTCGGCGCCGCCACCGCCGTTGCCGGCGCGACAACGCCGACCTGCACGTCACGGCCTGCCCGCCGGTTCTCACCGACGAA includes these proteins:
- the aat gene encoding leucyl/phenylalanyl-tRNA--protein transferase, producing the protein MRRLRWLNEHTPDEPFPSADQALADPNGLLAVGGDLSAERLMAAYRNGIFPWYGEGQPILWWSPDPRGIFLPGDFHVSRSLRRRLNQTRMTVTLDTEFEAVMAGCAAPRPDQDGTWITREMIAAYTELHHLGCAHSAEVWLEGELVGGVYGVALNGAFFGESMFSRMEDASKVGLTWLTAQLWRWGFQLFDCQMSNPHLARLGVRQIPRSEYLARLDRALQASHRDSPWRLDNDLDPATEHRSREGS